From the Homo sapiens chromosome 1, GRCh38.p14 Primary Assembly genome, one window contains:
- the SLC19A2 gene encoding thiamine transporter 1 isoform 1 (isoform 1 is encoded by transcript variant 1): MDVPGPVSRRAAAAAATVLLRTARVRRECWFLPTALLCAYGFFASLRPSEPFLTPYLLGPDKNLTEREVFNEIYPVWTYSYLVLLFPVFLATDYLRYKPVVLLQGLSLIVTWFMLLYAQGLLAIQFLEFFYGIATATEIAYYSYIYSVVDLGMYQKVTSYCRSATLVGFTVGSVLGQILVSVAGWSLFSLNVISLTCVSVAFAVAWFLPMPQKSLFFHHIPSTCQRVNGIKVQNGGIVTDTPASNHLPGWEDIESKIPLNMEEPPVEEPEPKPDRLLVLKVLWNDFLMCYSSRPLLCWSVWWALSTCGYFQVVNYTQGLWEKVMPSRYAAIYNGGVEAVSTLLGAVAVFAVGYIKISWSTWGEMTLSLFSLLIAAAVYIMDTVGNIWVCYASYVVFRIIYMLLITIATFQIAANLSMERYALVFGVNTFIALALQTLLTLIVVDASGLGLEITTQFLIYASYFALIAVVFLASGAVSVMKKCRKLEDPQSSSQVTTS, encoded by the exons ATGGATGTGCCCGGCCCGGTGTCtcggcgggcggcggcggcggcggccacTGTGCTCCTGCGGACCGCTCGGGTCCGTCGCGAATGCTGGTTCTTGCCGACCGCGCTGCTCTGCGCCTACGGCTTCTTCGCCAGCCTCAGGCCGTCCGAGCCCTTCCTGACCCCGTACCTGCTGGGGCCGGACAAGAACCTGACCGAGAGGGAG GTCTTCAATGAAATTTATCCAGTATGGACTTACTCTTACCTGGTGCTACTGTTTCCTGTGTTCCTTGCCACAGACTACCTCCGTTATAAACCTGTTGTTCTACTGCAGGGGCTCAGCCTTATTGTTACATGGTTTATGCTGCTCTATGCCCAGGGACTGCTGGCCATtcaatttctagaatttttttatgGCATCGCCACAGCCACTGAAATTGCCTATTACTCTTATATCTACAGTGTGGTGGACCTGGGCATGTACCAGAAAGTCACAAGTTACTGTCGAAGTGCCACTTTGGTGGGCTTTACAGTGGGCTCTGTCCTAGGGCAAATCCTTGTCTCAGTGGCAGGCTGGTCGCTGTTCAGCCTGAATGTCATCTCTCTTACCTGTGTTTCAGTGGCTTTTGCTGTGGCCTGGTTTTTACCTATGCCACAGAAGAGCCTCTTCTTTCACCACATTCCTTCTACCTGCCAGAGAGTGAATGGCATCAAGGTACAAAATGGTGGCATTGTTACTGACACCCCAGCTTCTAACCACCTTCCTGGCTGGGAGGACATTGAGTCAAAAATCCCTCTAAATATGGAGGAGCCTCCCGTGGAGGAACCG GAACCCAAGCCAGACCGTCTCCTTGTATTGAAAGTACTATGGAATGATTTCCTGATGTGCTACTCCTCTCGCCCTCTTCTCTGCTGGTCTGTGTGGTGGGCCCTCTCTACCTGTGGCTATTTTCAAGTTGTGAACTACACACAGGGCCTGTGGGAGAAAGTGATGCCTTCTCGCTATGCTGCTATCTATAATGGTGGCGTGGAGGCCGTTTCAACCTTACTGG GTGCTGTTGCTGTGTTTGCAGTTGGTTATATAAAAATATCCTGGTCAACTTGGGGAGAAATGACattatctctcttttctctcctgatTGCTGCTGCAGTGTATATCATGGACACTGTGGGTAACATTTGGGTGTGCTATGCATCCTATGTTGTCTTCAGAATCATCTACATGTTACTCATCACGATAGCAAC ttttcaaattgCTGCAAACCTCAGCATGGAACGCTATGCCCTAGTATTTGGTGTAAATACCTTCATTGCCCTGGCACTGCAGACGCTGCTCACTCTAATTGTGGTAGATGCCAGTGGCCTTGGATTAGAAATTACCACTCAG